Proteins encoded in a region of the Capra hircus breed San Clemente chromosome 3, ASM170441v1, whole genome shotgun sequence genome:
- the LOC102184688 gene encoding olfactory receptor 12-like, which translates to MQSPQNGNLSEMPLQEFVLEGFEGGLQTQALLSALFLALYVVAVLGNLAMMVVITLDVRLHSPMYFFLKNLSLVDLCYSSVIAPKALATFLSSSKLITFAGCATQFFFFSMMGTTEAFLLAVMAYDRFVAICSPLRYPISMCPSVCARLVLGCYCGGCFNSILQTSFTFSLPFCSSNHIDHFFCDVIPLLQLTCANTAINKLVMFGLCGLIIVGTTLVVLTSYGYITVTILRMRSGGGRHKLFSTCGSHMTAVSLFYGTVFVMYAQPGAVASMEQGKVVSVFYTLIIPMLNPLIYSLRNKDVKDALRRLGQKHTAT; encoded by the coding sequence ATGCAATCCCCCCAAAATGGAAACCTCTCAGAGATGCCTCTGCAGGAATTTGTGCTGGAGGGATTTGAGGGAGGTCTGCAGACCCAGGCCCTGCTCTCTGCTCTGTTCCTGGCCCTGTACGTGGTGGCCGTCCTGGGGAACCTCGCCATGATGGTGGTCATCACCCTGGATGTCCGTCTGCACTCCCCGATGTACTTCTTCCTCAAGAACCTCTCCCTTGTGGACCTGTGTTACTCGTCTGTCATCGCGCCCAAGGCCCTGGCCACCTTCCTGTCCTCCTCCAAGCTCATCACCTTTGCAGGCTGTGCCACCCAGTTCTTCTTCTTCTCCATGATGGGCACCACTGAGGCATTCCTCCTGgccgtgatggcctatgaccgcttcgTGGCCATCTGCAGCCCCCTGCGCTACCCCATCTCCATGTGCCCCTCGGTCTGTGCCCGCCTGGTGCTGGGCTGCTACTGTGGAGGTTGCTTCAATTCCATCCTGCAGACCAGCTTCACATTCAGCCTCCCGTTCTGCAGCTCCAACCACATCGACCACTTCTTCTGTGATGTGATCCCCCTGCTCCAGCTCACTTGTGCCAACACGGCCATCAACAAGCTAGTCATGTTTGGCCTTTGTGGCCTCATCATCGTGGGCACCACCCTTGTGGTCCTCACCTCCTATGGCTACATCACAGTGACCATCCTGAGGATGCGCTCAGGAGGAGGGAGGCACAAGCTCTTCTCCACCTGCGGCTCCCACATGACAGCTGTGTCCCTCTTTTACGGGACTGTCTTTGTCATGTACGCCCAGCCGGGGGCTGTGGCGTCCATGGAGCAGGGCAAGGTGGTCTCTGTCTTCTACACCCTCATCATCCCGATGCTCAACCCCCTCATCTACAGCCTGAgaaacaaggatgtgaaggatgCCTTGCGGAGACTGGGCCAGAAGCACACAGCCACGTGA
- the LOC102184970 gene encoding olfactory receptor 12-like, with protein MAPHRNGNLSEMPLQEFVLEGFEGGLQTQALLFALFLALYVVAVLGNLAMMVVITLDVRLHSPMYFFLKNLSLVDLCYSSVIAPKALATFLSSSKLITFEGCATQFFFFSMMGTTETLLLAVMAYDRFVAICSPLRYPISMCPSVCARLVLGCYCGGCFNSGVQTILTFSLLFCSSNHIDHFFCDVIPLLQLTCASTAVNELALFGLCGLIIVGTTLVVLTSYGYITVTTLRMRSGGGRHKLFSTCGSHMTAVSLFYGTLFVMYAQPGAVASMEQGKVVSVFYTLVIPMLNPLIYSLRNKDVKDALRRLGQRHTAT; from the coding sequence ATGGCACCCCACAGAAATGGAAACCTCTCAGAGATGCCTCTGCAGGAGTTTGTGCTGGAGGGCTTTGAGGGCGGTCTGCAGACCCAGGCCCTGCTCTTTGCTCTGTTCCTGGCCCTGTACGTGGTGGCCGTCCTGGGGAACCTCGCCATGATGGTGGTCATCACCCTGGATGTCCGTCTGCACTCCCCGATGTACTTCTTCCTCAAGAACCTCTCCCTTGTGGACCTGTGTTACTCGTCTGTCATCGCCCCCAAGGCCCTGGCCACCTTCCTGTCCTCCTCCAAGCTCATCACCTTTGAGGGATGTGCCACCCAGTTCTTCTTCTTCTCCATGATGGGCACCACTGAGACTCTCCTCCTGgccgtgatggcctatgaccgcttcgTGGCCATCTGCAGCCCCCTGCGCTACCCCATCTCCATGTGCCCCTCGGTCTGTGCCCGCCTGGTGCTGGGCTGCTACTGCGGGGGCTGCTTCAACTCTGGGGTGCAGACGATCCTCACATTCAGCCTCCTGTTCTGCAGCTCCAACCACATCGACCACTTCTTCTGTGATGTGATCCCCCTGCTCCAGCTCACTTGTGCCAGCACGGCCGTCAATGAGCTGGCCTTGTTTGGCCTGTGTGGCCTCATCATCGTGGGCACCACCCTCGTGGTCCTCACCTCCTACGGCTACATCACAGTGACCACCCTGAGGATGCGCTCAGGAGGAGGGAGGCACAAGCTCTTCTCCACCTGCGGCTCCCACATGACAGCCGTGTCCCTCTTTTATGGGACGCTTTTTGTCATGTATGCCCAGCCGGGAGCTGTGGCGTCCATGGAGCAGGGCAAGGTGGTCTCTGTCTTCTATACCCTGGTCATCCCGATGCTCAACCCCCTCATCTACAGCCTGAGAAACAAGGACGTGAAGGATGCCCTGCGGAGACTGGGGCAGAGACACACAGCCACGTGA